From one Sus scrofa isolate TJ Tabasco breed Duroc chromosome 9, Sscrofa11.1, whole genome shotgun sequence genomic stretch:
- the SYTL2 gene encoding synaptotagmin-like protein 2 isoform X5, which translates to MIDLSFLTEEEQEAIMKVLQRDAALKRAEEERVRHLPEKIKDDQQLKNMSGQWFYEAKAKRHRDKIHGADIIRASMRKKRHQVAAEQSKDRENGAKESWVNNINKDAFPSPELSGVVQEPREDVAPTSPSSSAVNPASTVIDTSQENTRKSDASPAKQRKNPFNSSMLPEDHLSQQTKNEQSHNGRAGFFQTSEKESKEKSSRPDISSQKLEKPEPTLPGPEKGSQIKPPIPKARRMMYKSPDLKQDDKQSLPRQRTDSLNTRGPPRGILKRNSSSSSTDSETVRFHQSFEPKSKIVSPGLTIHERISEKECSLEDDSSSNSLEPLKHVRFSALEDGHPQSPELVRGREVGEFGVLESDSLKNGTEDAGDADEFWKDPKPSQDRKPLPFQPPASSPSASKSDTHQPTTSGSFPVNEHHSPKEVLTARPQSTENPHTLGEHKANSSELLKLESTLSQNPAEKRFCVADELSHTEPEPSQVPDHSSRDHQQGKPPPLKALKAKTSSRSGPYATEMRKTTDDSISKVLDWFNRSSHSEDSKSSLQHPRETEPKGETNSKSQIAVALETDDSSPKENGSKALLSTKVKLTPAVSDSAFQMEENMLPSENCQDHKVNVKPKSINLSQQGKEHPGILQPFEIYSPNQESKTVDYSQGSKNIEGTGVLPPTRHYSHSVHKGSHAEGQASCRIKDVDSLSEQEEPKLHVYEKNRGKSEVNFDSTAIAEEPSLKDNMKAERESKGRDTYNLKASLEPEKTELPPEVASNKSWKKPEVQLQEAGEVSQNQVQREKYKRVSDRISFWEGEKTAAKITHKEPTSSFSQERPSANAYPPVKSTNSLSTGHSKYNNQVTAKPVVLDKDGQAAHLSGFYSSHKPKETRPQVLGPSKNYPSADQPGQVSLFRNKTTEPVKRLPVPDHLHSGKDTTLPPLPHPSDVGSEIHTSLEKDRSQIDESNPNFKVMSLRERMDEPSTEQVYNHSQFENLRKFWDLGAQPNSQDTVEENTTTSGQKKSVPFNSQKHKEFSDIKSSGKNTHEREKTVPAREETEKLNSQSTLQVLPDETTFPLRPPRKSTHQLPGNESPKENMEKNTEPFVTPEFKEEKDYSDRKMQEIQESVVKTSVSSKDYKDTFNDSLQKLLSEASSPGIQASGGEVHEKQVLEPGVSEKRIWPPKTDSAAIEEEAKGLKEIIHEHIDKTVAPPRVKPNTLAASLDKLLKETPGTPPSPLHTKCELITTRISAESEEHREVAKGIEGNPNPSVYQREKVAPLPEGGETWGKTAPSQTARSGECPLKVASSFRVGAEGSRPLGQPPQCHRKGSCRDVANSPQDRPSFRDAQLAPQDEAFPSQREISETVEKIVIPPKPALADVRAALQKLFREACLSYPAEREVVSGVVNAEFPESVQVPGSPPDSLRVSPPWASVDTTVPERKNFCAFSVVPDKTQEAGSWSAAHMSPTEQTLSSSASTAARYGPELPQEVTESVRETVVQPKSELLEFSAGLEKLLKETIATPCSRHDSDPRALDSSELIGSTEVPRQAAPAFHPKEVKETIKKSEAPSKAEGAFDIGFEKLLKETSNSCSYQLPMSVKDETPEKELSQSRQARCLGKVPPFSWTASGASGMKLKSHASRSHVNQGGEELGRDKAVTDGSIDLCGSESGIEIPGTAQLSVDHATGTTEMINPPEDRDSEREVAVVQEGASQEPGFKEAPEAISLPRSEQPFFPLLTTAENSMKISKVELILASLYKRAGKHEEKEGISDSDFADGNISSNAESWRNTSSSEEEPSPVLKTLERSAARKMPSKSLEDISSDSSNQAKVDNLPEELVRSAEDDQKADQEPDTNECIPGISTVPSQPDNQFSHPDKLKRMSKSVPAFLQDEVSGSVMSVYSGDFGNLEVRGSIQFAIDYVDSLKELHVFVAQCKDLAAADVKKQRSDPYVKTYLLPDKGKMGKKKTLVVKKTLNPVYNEILRYKIEKQILKTQKLNLSVWHRDTFKRNSFLGEVELDLETWDWDNKQNKQLKWYPLKRKTAPVALEAENRGEMKLALQYVPEPMPGKKLPTTGEVHIWVKECLDLPLLRGSHLNSFVKCTILPDTSRKSRQKTRAVGKTTNPVFNHTMVYDGFRPEDLTEACVELTVWDHYKLTNQFLGGLRIGFGTGKSYGTEVDWMDSTSEEVALWEKMVNSPNTWIEATLPLRMLLIAKISK; encoded by the exons TTCCAGTGCGGTAAATCCAGCTTCCACCGTGATTGATACATCCCAGGAAAACACAAGGAAGTCAGATGCGTCTCCAGCCAAG CAAAGGAAGAATCCGTTTAATAGCTCCATGTTGCCGGAAGATCACTTATCTCAACAAACCAAAAACGAGCAGTCACACAATGGAAGGGCTGGTTTCTTTCAGACTTCAGAAAAgg AGTCCAAAGAAAAATCATCTCGCCCGGATATTTCAAGTCAAAAGTTAGAGAAACCAGAGCCGACTCTGCCAGGCCCTGAGAAAGGGTCCCAAATCAAGCCTCCAATCCCCAAAGCCAGGAGAATGATGTACAAATCACCTGACCTAAAGCAAGATGATAAGCAGTCCCTTCCTAGACAAAGGACAGACTCCCTGAACACAAGAGGGCCTCCGCGAGGGATCCTGAAACGCAACTCCAGTTCCAGCAGCACAGACTCAGAAACTGTTCGTTTCCATCAGAGCTTTGAACCCAAAAGCAAAATCGTGTCCCCTGGCCTAACCATCCATGAGAGGATTTCTGAGAAGGAGTGTTCTTTAGAGGATGACTCCTCCTCAAACTCGCTGGAGCCGTTAAAGCACGTGAGATTCTCTGCGCTGGAAGATGGACACCCACAGAGTCCAGAGCTAGTCCGTGGCCGTGAGGTGGGAGAATTTGGTGTTTTAGAATCTGACTCGTTGAAGAATGGAACAGAAGATGCTGGGGACGCAGATGAGTTTTGGAAGGACCCTAAGCCCTCGCAGGACAGAAAGCCTTTGCCTTTTCAGCCCCCAGCCTCAAGCCCAAGTGCATCAAAAAGTGACACACATCAGCCAACAACTTCTGGTTCTTTTCCAGTTAATGAGCACCATTCTCCCAAAGAAGTTCTCACTGCAAGACCACAGTCCACTGAGAATCCACACACCCTTGGTGAACACAAAGCTAACTCATCAGAATTGTTAAAGCTTGAGTCAACATTGTCCCAAAACCCTGCTG aAAAGCGTTTCTGTGTTGCAGATGAACTGTCTCACACTGAGCCTGAGCCTTCTCAGGTGCCAGATCACAGTTCTAGAGACCATCAGCAAGGTAAGCCCCCTCCTCTCAAGGCCCTAAAAGCTAAGACGTCCTCACGCTCTGGTCCATATGCCACTGAGATGAGGAAGACAACTGATGATTCCATATCTAAAGTCCTAGACTGGTTTAACCGAAGTTCTCATTCAGAAGACAGTAAGTCATCTCTCCAACATCCCCGAGAAACAGAGCCCAAAggagaaacaaactcaaagtcACAGATTGCGGTTGCCTTGGAGACAGATGATAGCAGTCCAAAAGAAAATGGCTCAAAGGCTCTATTATCCACCAAAGTGAAATTGACACCTGCGGTATCTGATTCAGCATTTCAGATGGAGGAAAATATGCTGCCTTCTGAAAATTGCCAGGACCACAAGGTGAATGTCAAACCCAAATCTATTAATTTGTCCCAACAAGGCAAGGAACATCCAGGCATACTGCAACCATTTGAAATCTATAGTCCAAATCAAGAGAGTAAAACTGTGGACTATAGCCAAGGTTCAAAAAACATAGAAGGAACTGGGGTACTTCCTCCAACCCGTCACTATTCTCACAGTGTTCACAAAGGATCTCATGCAGAAGGCCAGGCTTCATGCCGCATTAAGGATGTTGACAGCTTAAGTGAACAAGAAGAGCCCAAGCTTCATGTTTatgaaaaaaacagaggaaagtcGGAAGTGAATTTTGATTCTACAGCAATTGCCGAAGAGCCAAGTTTGAAAGACAAcatgaaggcagagagagagagcaaaggaagGGATACTTATAACCTTAAAGCTTCTTTAGAACCGGAGAAGACTGAACTGCCACCTGAGGTGGCCAGCAATAAGTCTTGGAAGAAGCCCGAGGTCCAGCTACAAGAAGCTGGTGAGGTTTCCCAGAACCAAGTGCAGCGAGAGAAATACAAAAGAGTGAGTGACAGAATATCGTTTTGGGAAGGTGAGAAAACTGCTGCTAAGATAACTCATaaagaacccacatcttcattcaGTCAGGAACGACCTTCTGCTAATGCATATCCGCCTGTGAAGTCCACCAATAGTTTATCTACAGGCCATAGTAAATATAATAATCAAGTCACTGCCAAACCAGTGGTCCTAGATAAGGATGGCCAAGCAGCCCATCTCTCTGGTTTTTATTCCTCACATAAACCTAAAGAGACCAGGCCCCAAGTATTAGGTCCATCCAAAAATTATCCTTCAGCTGACCAACCAGGTCAAGTGTCTCTGTTTCGGAATAAGACAACTGAGCCTGTGAAAAGATTACCAGTGCCAGACCATTTGCATTCCGGAAAGGACACTACTTTACCGCCACTGCCACATCCTTCAGATGTTGGGAGTGAAATACATACCTCTTTGGAGAAAGACAGATCTCAAATCGATGAATCGAATCCCAACTTTAAAGTTATGTCCCTaagagaaagaatggatgaaCCCAGTACAGAACAGGTCTATAATCACTCTCAATTTGAGAATCTGAGGAAGTTTTGGGACTTAGGAGCCCAGCCAAACAGTCAAGATACTGTGGAGGAGAATACTACCACCAGCGGccaaaaaaaatctgtgcctTTTAATAGCCAGAAACACAAAGAATTCAGTGACATTAAATCATCAGGAAAAAATACCCAcgaaagagagaaaacagttccggcaagagaggaaacagagaaattaaattcACAGAGCACACTCCAGGTGTTACCAGATGAAACCACATTTCCATTGAGACCACCCAGAAAGTCCACTCATCAGTTGCCAGGAAATGAATCACCAaaggaaaacatggaaaaaaatacgGAACCGTTTGTTACTCCAGAGTTCAAGGAAGAAAAGGATTACTCTGACCGAAAGATGCAAGAGATTCAGGAATCCGTAGTGAAAACAAGTGTTTCGTCTAAGGACTACAAAGACACTTTTAACGACAGCTTGCAGAAGCTGCTTTCAGAAGCTTCGTCCCCAGGCATCCAGGCTTCTGGTGGAGAAGTTCATGAAAAACAAGTGCTTGAACCAGGGGTTTCTGAAAAGAGGATATGGCCTCCAAAGACAGATTCTGCTGCTATTGAGGAAGAAGCCAAAGGACTTAAGGAGATCATTCATGAACATATAGACAAAACAGTAGCTCCTCCCAGGGTCAAACCGAACACTTTGGCTGCGAGTCTAGACAAACTCCTGAAGGAAACACCTGGAACTCCACCCTCGCCCTTGCACACCAAGTGTGAGCTCATCACTACTAGGATCAGCGCTGAGTCTGAAGAGCATAGAGAGGTTGCAAAGGGGATAGAAGGGAATCCGAATCCATCAGtctatcagagagagaaagtagcTCCTTTGCCAGAGGGGGGAGAAACTTGGGGAAAGACGGCTCCCTCCCAGACAGCTCGGAGTGGTGAGTGCCCGCTGAAGGTGGCGAGCTCATTTCGCGTGGGCGCAGAGGGTTCTCGCCCACTGGGTCAGCCTCCCCAGTGTCACAGAAAGGGTTCTTGCAGGGATGTGGCCAACTCTCCCCAAGACAGGCCCTCTTTCAGGGATGCTCAGCTTGCTCCCCAGGATGAGGCATTTCCTTCTCAAAGGGAAATCTCAGAGACTGTAGAAAAGATTGTTATTCCACCCAAACCTGCACTGGCTGACGTCAGGGCTGCATTACAGAAGCTCTTTAGAGAAGCCTGTTTGAGTTATCCAGCTGAGAGGGAAGTCGTTTCTGGAGTAGTAAACGCAGAATTTCCTGAGAGCGTGCAGGTCCCAGGTAGCCCCCCAGATTCTCTGAGAGTTAGCCCACCATGGGCTTCAGTGGACACCACAGTTCCAGAGAGAAAGAACTTTTGTGCCTTTAGCGTAGTTCCTGATAAAACTCAGGAAGCTGGGTCTTGGTCAGCTGCCCACATGTCTCCAACAGAGCAGACCCTGAGCTCATCTGCTTCCACTGCTGCTCGGTACGGCCCAGAGTTACCTCAGGAAGTGACAGAAAGTGTGAGGGAGACAGTTGTTCAGCCTAAATCAGAGCTCCTTGAGTTCAGCGCTGGCTTAGAAAAACTACTGAAGGAAACAATTGCAACCCCCTGTTCAAGACATGACAGTGATCCCAGGGCTCTTGATTCATCTGAGCTAATAGGTAGTACTGAGGTGCCCAGGCAAGCTGCTCCTGCATTCCATcctaaggaagtaaaagaaacaataaaaaagtctGAGGCCCCATCCAAAGCTGAGGGTGCTTTTGATATTGGTTTTGAGAAACTCCTTAAAGAAACATCTAACAGTTGTTCTTATCAGCTCCCAATGTCAGTGAAGGATGAAACTCCCGAGAAGGAGCTTTCCCAGTCAAGGCAGGCGAGGTGCCTGGGGAAAGTGCCCCCCTTTTCCTGGACAGCCTCAGGGGCCTCTGGAATGAAGCTCAAGAGTCATGCTTCCCGGTCCCACGTCAACCAAGGTGGTGAAGAGTTGGGAAGAGACAAAGCTGTGACTGATGGATCCATAGATCTCTGTGGTTCTGAAAGTGGGATTGAGATCCCTGGCACCGCACAACTGTCTGTGGACCATGCAACAGGGACCACTGAAATGATAAACCCCCCAGAGGACAGGGATAGTGAGAGGGAGGTGGCAGTGGTTCAAGAAGGGGCTTCTCAGGAGCCGGGTTTCAAAGAGGCTCCTGAAGCAATTAGTTTGCCCAGAAGTGAGCaacccttcttccctctcctgacGACCGCAGAAAACTCTATGAAAATAAGTAAAGTTGAATTGATTCTGGCATCACTGTATAAGAGAGCagggaaacatgaagaaaaagaaggcatcTCTGACTCTGATTTTGCAGATGGAAACATCAGTTCTAATGCAGAAAGCTGGAGAAATACCTCCA GTTCAGAAGAAGAACCCAGTCCTGTTTTGAAAACTTTGGAAAGGAGTGCTGCTAGGAAAATGCCTTCCAAAAGTCTAGAAGATATTTCATCAGATTCATCAA ATCAAGCAAAAGTAGATAATCTGCCAGAAGAATTAGTACGTAGTGCTGAAGATG ATCAAAAAGCAGATCAGGAGCCAGATACAAATGAATGCATTCCAGGAA TTTCCACAGTGCCTTCACAGCCTGATAATCAGTTTTCCCACCCTGACAAACTCAAAAGGATGAGCAAGTCTGTTCCAGCCTTTCTACAAGATGAG GTAAGCGGCAGTGTGATGAGTGTTTATAGCGGAGACTTCGGCAATCTGGAAGTGAGAGGAAGTATTCAGTTTGCAATCGACTATGTGGACTCACTGAAGGAGTTGCATGTCTTTGTGGCCCAGTGTAAAGACTTAGCAGCAGCGGATGTTAAGAAGCAGCGTTCGGACCC ATATGTAAAGACTTACCTGTTACCAGACAAGGGCAAAATGGGCAAGAAGAAAACACTTGTCGTGAAGAAAACGTTGAATCCTGTGTATAACGAGATACTACGG TATAAAATTGAAAAGCAGATCTTAAAGACGCAGAAGCTGAACCTCTCCGTTTGGCATCGAGATACATTTAAGCGCAATAGTTTTCTAGGGGAAGTGGAACTTGATTTAGAAACTTGGGACTGGGACAACAAACAGAATAAACAATTGAAGTGGTACCCTCTAAAGAGGAAG ACGGCTCCAGTTGCCCTTGAAGCAGAAAACAGAGGTGAAATGAAGTTAGCTCTCCAGTATGTCCCAGAGCCAATGCCTG GTAAAAAGCTTCCTACGACTGGAGAGGTGCACATCTGGGTGAAGGAATGCCTTGATCTACCACTGCTGAGGGGCAGCCATCTAAATTCTTTTGTTAAATG TACCATCCTTCCAGATACGAGTAGGAAAAGTCGCCAGAAGACAAGAGCTGTAGGGAAAACCACCAACCCTGTCTTCAACCACACCATGGTGTACGATGGGTTCAGGCCCGAAGATCTGACAGAAGCCTGTGTAGAGCTTACCGTCTGGGACCATTACAAGCTAACCAACCAGTTTTTGGGAGGTCTTCGGATTGGCTTTGGAACAG